A window of Centroberyx gerrardi isolate f3 chromosome 19, fCenGer3.hap1.cur.20231027, whole genome shotgun sequence genomic DNA:
TAAACATGAACTTTGAACCAATTGcctgattttatttcatttgactTTATTGGTTACAGTCTAGATAAAGATTGAAGCACCAGAGAATAGGacactgttcattttttttattctgctggTAGCATAGTAGCTACATGACATGATGCTCCTGCTGGGTACTGCACTGCCAACAAAGTATGTTTTTGTTGAAATAATGCCACACAGATTAATAGGAATACCCATTTACTCAGTATTATATTGTATACAATAAATCGGtacttctccttctttctcactcagatacacacacgctcacactaTCACTGTGTTGGAGACCTTTTCTgtaaatgtctattttttttccttgcagGCAAAGAAGGCCAGGCTTGAGTTAGATGATGGACTGGAAAAAGAGCCAAGGTCGGTCTTCATTGATTCTAGGCCTATTTCTGATCTTTCCGATCTTTTAAATTGCTACTTGCACAGTCTGATGGAAAACCACTGAGAATAAATCAGAGTTTTGAACAGGGTACCAAAGAGGGGAATTTTTCTCAGTGGCTTATTTTTATGCGTTTGCTGTActtcgcctttttttttttgtctgatgcATCTTTCTAGAGTGGCATTTCTTTAGATATCTGTAGGCTGGCTGCAGAGATTATACAATTGTAATGGATTGTCATTGGTGTTCCAGTAGTTTGGGTGACGATGGGAGCCCGACTGCTCTCCTAGGTTCGGCAGAGCAGGAAAGCTCTTACCCTACGCTGTCCAGTGCCCCGCTTGATGGAGGTAAGTGGAAAATGTGGAAAGAGCCGACAACTTCCATAAATGTTGGTGCAGAACATTGACATTTTGTCCCTGATTGTAGGAAACCAAGAGCAGTCCGAcccagagagaggagcagcacgTCAAGCGTGTGGCGACTCCATGAACTCGTATGCACATTCTGGTATGAACAAAAACACTCTGCACAATGTATTAATGAAGGTCTGAAAAGAAAGAAGCTGCTCTTAAATTTCAGACTGAAGTTGCATCGTGCTTTTAACACGCCGAGGAATGCATCGCCCGAAACATCCGTGTGTTTCAGCGGACTGTTGCTTctaaaagaataataaaaatataattgtaAGAAGATAACTGTGAGTGctgttctgtttgtgtttttaatgcagtTGTGACCTGCAAAGAACCAGATACAACATCCGCCTCTGAATATACTCCACAGATATACCAAGGGAGCAAGTAAGTACCCTGCATGTATGTAACAGATGTGAATATCTTTaggttttattattttcctgtATTACACAGGTGTAAGAACTGATCAATGCTTAACACAACTGCTTGCACCACTTATTAGGACATGTGTAGTTCTGTATAACTGTGTAATACGGTAGTTTATAttggggatgggacgatatgcttaccTCACAATACAATTCGAGATGCGATATGAGGTTCGATAAAAACACGACACAATGTTATGAATAAAAGTttaacaacaaagtctgactgtggaGAATTTTgtgccacaaatctttctagcaatggcattggcttgctggaatgtaaacattttaaaaatgtcattacaaagtgcaaatataGTTTTGATCTTATGAAATTTTGAGGGCaggccgtctcatttgtgattactccagcagaataaaatggagctaatatcgcaattcataTTTCTGTCCCATGATATGTATTGTTACAtgtttgtattgtgatatattgaagttcaaatatcgtcccatccctaatttaTATAGTTTTGTGAAGTTTTGTGGTCTCaaaccattttctctctctccccctctccccctctcccctctccccctctctccctctctccctctctcagcccGGCAGTGACGTCCTACACCAGCCAGGTGGCTTTCCCTCCTCTGGCCCAGTCCACTGTGTACTCTGCCTTCCCCCAGACGGGCCAGACCTACGGCCTCCCACCCTTTGGTTAGTCCCCCTTTTCACTCTTAATGGCCTGGTTTAACATTGTCTGCTCACTAAAAACCCAGCATCGCACCTTTGTTACTATGCTTTTGTAGGCTATACCGTGCTTTGGCGCTGTGGATTCGATTGCTTTTGATTTCTGCTGACACACAAGGCCCACATCTTGACTGAAAGACCTGGTTTCTTTACATTTCCCCTTATCttccctcatcctcttctctctcttgctttctttttctgcTTCCATTGCTCTCTTCATCTTCAGGTGCTATGTGGCCAGGCATAAAAACAGAGACAGGGCTGCCTGAGGCGCCCTCTGTTGGCCAGCCTGGGTTTCTCAGCTTCAGCACCGCATATACCTCAACCCAGCCAGGCCAGCTGCACTACTCATACCCCAGCCAAGGCAAGCTGCgacctcactctgtctcacatgatAAAGCTGCCATACCCTTTTCCAAATATTTTAACCACACAAAGAAATATGGGGGAGTATTGGATTTGCAGTGGCAcagctctcttcttcttttgtcaTCCTTCCTGGGGTAACGAAGCACCAATGTTTCATGTagaaatattgatgttttgtcTGGTATTGTCCTTTGTTTTAAAGTGTGTGCTTTCTCTCCACCAGGCTCAAGTTTCACAACATCCAGTGTGTACTCGAACATCCCCTCAGCTACGGCCGCCACCACAGCCTCCGCCACGGTGGCCCACCAGGtacggagacagacagagacccaCGGGTGTTCCTCAGGGAAACGAGGCCACAGAGCAAAacactctctgcctctctgtgctAATCCTCATGTCTTCTCCTGCTGATcggatgtttttttccccctattcaTCCAGGAATTCAGCAGCTACAACTCTCTGGGACAGAGTCAGTTCTCTCAGTACTACGCCCCGCCCCCCAGCTATGTGCCTGCCGGGCTGCCCAACAGCGACGACCACGGTGCCGGTGTGGGAGTGGCCGGGTATCCAGCCGTCAAGTCAGAGGACACCGCCGCGGCTGGACTGCCTACCAGAGGTGTCGTCAATACTTTATTTGGAGTTACTTTAATGTTAGGCTAATGTCTTCAGTCCTTGTCATATGATCAGCTGTTTCCAGAGTGTTCTGTCATCACATTGGGTGTTCATCTCCATTCATTTGTATTACTTGTCACCACTGTATTCTGCAGCATGCATTGCACTAATATTTAGGTTGGGACAATAACTGGTATTACTATATATTGTGgtgaaaaacaataacatttatGACACTGGTCCTAATTTTTATTACCATGATCACCGGGATAACCAGTGACTTATTGGGAGGCTGAAAAACAGACgcaaaaagtcaatattttgcataaatattttacataagtTCTACAGTCTTACATTAAAGCGTgtttgaaaaaagagaaaagtcttgtgattgatatgatTAATTTTTAAGTAATTGCAGCATATTGCAGTACTGGTTTTAAGCTTTTCATCTTACTAATAATTATCgggataatattgtatattgagATAACGGCACAcgtttgtttttaaagtttcAGAGACATGACAGAACTAATGTATTAATAAAGTGCTAATGCCAATGCCTGTATCTTGCCGCTAAGATGCGTCCCCACGAGAGAACCTGCCGACGGGCGTTGCCCTTCCTGCAGGCGTGGCTCTGCCTGCTGGAGCCAGAGACCAGGAAGAGGCCGGACGCAGGAACTCAGTTGGGAAAGCCAAGGGAAAGGCCAAGAAGTCCGATAACTGCCCACCTGCTGACAGCGACCTGGAGGTAACCATGTCACCAATAGAGTTCAATTTGAGTTTATCTCTCACACGCATTGACAAAACATTTAATgtggacttttttttgttttttattttaaaatttaaTGACAAAGCTATTGATGCAAGGGCTAATAAGGTTAACATGAATTTATGAGGTATTTTGAtgctgtaaaaggtttgtttacatttgtcaTGTTAAACATAAACCATGGCATAAAATACACAGAAGTTTTCAGCTGTAATGGATGGATAAAGATGCAAAAAGTAAATTTATAAAGTCTTCGTTTATACACCCAAGAATTCATGTGTGTATACTTAAAATTGATATGGTAAAAATGGATTGGGGCTTGTAAATGTTATGTTCTCACAATTGTGAACATGTATGAATGAAATGGatgaaactgtttttaaaattcaaacagtgAATCTATTCTTGTTTGCCATTTTTAGCGCATCTTTCTGTGGGATCTGGACGAGACCATCATTATATTCCACTCACTGCTTACTGGCTCCTTTGCACAAAAGTTTGGCAAGGTTTGTATCTGTAAATAAGTAAAAACTGTTCACTGAACCTTCAGCATATGACATAAAATGACCAAGTGGAGATCAGTTTAAACCAAGGATATTTATTGTgagtttgttttgtatttgttcagGACCCAGCCACTGTGTTGAACTTGGGCTTGCAGATGGAGGAGTTGATCTTTGAGCTGGCAGACACCCACCTTTTCTTCAATGACCTGGAGGTACGAAATGCATCCAGACTGGTCTAACCAGGgcagacctttttttttttttttttgtctacagATCACAGTAGCTGGTACAACCCATAATTAACAAGACACTTGAGAGGGGTGTTGCTGTTGTCTTTTTAGAGTTAATGTTCGGTTAATAAATGTATGCATAATTGATCTGTAATCCCTTCTGCTTTTTGTCTCTCCAAGGAGTGTGATCAAGTCCATGTTGAGGATGTGGCCTCTGATGACAATGGACAGGACCTGAGGTTTGTTTTATGCTGTTTTATAgctaacacagacacacaatacacTCTAAAATCACTTTGCCTTATCACACACCAGTTGGTATCTGATGAAGAAGCTTGAATCTGCTGGCTTTGTTTAATCTACTTCCACCTCAGGagcatctgtttgtgtttgaccGTCAAAATCACCCAACACTGTAATAAGAGAGTTAGAATACAATCTGTGCCACGATCAATAGAAGTCAGATCCAAAAGAAAAGAATGTTTTTGCACATAAGTAATGTAAAAAGCATGGGGTTTTGCATCATATATTTTGACCagatcacttttttttctttttatcatcCAAACGCATCACCAAAAACACACTGTGTGTCTCCCCTCCTTAGTAACTACAACTTCATGGCTGATGGCTTCAACGGCCCCAGCGGCGGAGGGGCTTCAGGAGCCACCACAGGAGTGCAGGGAGGTGTGGAGTGGATGCGCAAACTGGCCTTTCGCTACCGCCGGCTAAAAGAGATCTACAATGGGTATAAAGGGAATGTTGGAGGTGAGTTTGCAATATGTAAAATGAGGTTTTGATGCTTTAAAATGCCTGgttattttgtcttttcttttttttaatatatatatatatatatattttgtgttcATTTTCTTGGGATGCAGGTACAGCATAATTTCCACAGTCAcatattttttccacaaaacaataaatgataCTGATTTAGTAATACAGTAACAGTATTAATAataaacagcaataataataataataatgacaatgcTTGCTAAACCTTCCTGCACTCCCTTATTCCCTACAGTTTATGATTCATATTTCGGGGTGCGATAATAGAGTTCTTGCAGGCCCCACTCCAATTAATGGTCTGCATTGGAGCTGAAAGATCAGTGTTCCACGTTTGTATAACCCCTAAAGTTGACTCTTTATTATCCAATAATGATTTATAAATAATTGAAGCATGTCCTTTCGGCAGTTTAAGTAATGTATCAATTTGTTTAATCAGTGCATGATATGGGAGTTGAGTATTTCATGGGACCCCATGGGCCTTCATGGAGGATCTAAGTTGTAAATACAAAAAGAATGAGCTTATATGATTATATGACTTCTGCAGATGTTGGAATAATTTTAAGCCTTCGGAGTCTATAATATCACCCAGACTGCGAATGGTAGTGTTTTTCCATTGACAAGGAAAAATAGTATGACGTCCTATTTTTAACAAGGAGTTATGGAATATTGGGGTATGGACATGCCATTTTGTTGACCAACTATTCGTCTTCTCAAAATGGCGCCAAATAGAAATACTGTGGGTTATGATTGGGCTGAATCTATGCTTGCATTCAGAGAGTGTTCTACAAAAACAGCTTCATTAAGGGGAGCTGGTGCTGCTAAATTTCTCTCCATGTCCACAGAAGAAGGCCTGAACCAATTTAGAATTGAACGAAAATGCAAAGCCTGAAAGTATAATTTAAAATTTGGAAGTAAAAGGCCACcgttttccctttttcctttgAAGATGAATTAACTTAATCCCTAAAATTTGAAATTAACTGGTGCAACATCTCCCAATAACCAGCAGGAGGCAGTAAAGCGCTACAGAGCTACAAAAATTGACCCTTGGAAGAATATTCTTTTTGACAATTGATATCCTACCTGACAACGATATGGGGAGATTATCTCCATCTTCCAAGATCCACTTCAATGGCTTTAAGGGTATTATTAAAATTCCCATAAACTATTTGGACCAGACTGGGTTGTAGTAGTAGAGTAGTGATGATTTATTCCAATTTATCTTGTAGCTTGAAATCTGACTAAATTCTTCCATAATAGTTAGGATATTTGGAAGAGAGGTTTTCACTTCcttaagaaataaaatgatgtCATCTGCATATAGGGATATGGAGTGCTTTGTTGAGTGAAAAGTTATAGGATTAATTATTTTCGACTGTCTTATGGCTTGTGCCGATGGTTGAATTTAAAGAAAGCAAAGGACTAAGTGGACCCCCCTGTCTATTGCTCCTTGTAATTCTGAAGGGAAGAGAACAGATATTACTTGTAATAACAGAAGCCGATGGATTAGCATAAAGTATTTTGATCATATTGATACAATTTTCATCATTACCCATACGACTAAGATCTACTCAGAAGTATGACCATTCCAGCTGATCGAATGCTTTCTCAGCATCAATAGATAAAACTGCACTAGATGTAGTTCTTGATGGTAGTTCAGTTaataggggatcaataaagtactatCTTATCTTAATAGATGGCGTAGATTATCTGAGGGTAACAGTTTTTTAACAAAGCTGCTTTGATCAGGGTGAACCAACTTGGTCAGAACTACTAGAGATATTAGTGTCTCTcccaaaagtgtgtgtgtgtgtgtgtgtcttttggaCATTGGACTGTGGAGTTATGTTTTGGTTA
This region includes:
- the eya3 gene encoding protein phosphatase EYA3 isoform X1, producing the protein MSGRSAAEMDDAQELPELPAKKARLELDDGLEKEPSSLGDDGSPTALLGSAEQESSYPTLSSAPLDGGNQEQSDPERGAARQACGDSMNSYAHSVVTCKEPDTTSASEYTPQIYQGSNPAVTSYTSQVAFPPLAQSTVYSAFPQTGQTYGLPPFGSSFTTSSVYSNIPSATAATTASATVAHQEFSSYNSLGQSQFSQYYAPPPSYVPAGLPNSDDHGAGVGVAGYPAVKSEDTAAAGLPTRDASPRENLPTGVALPAGVALPAGARDQEEAGRRNSVGKAKGKAKKSDNCPPADSDLERIFLWDLDETIIIFHSLLTGSFAQKFGKDPATVLNLGLQMEELIFELADTHLFFNDLEECDQVHVEDVASDDNGQDLSNYNFMADGFNGPSGGGASGATTGVQGGVEWMRKLAFRYRRLKEIYNGYKGNVGGLLSPMKKELLLRLQSEIENVTDAWLSTALKSLLLIQSRGKCMNVLVTTTQLVPALAKVLLYGLGEVFPIENIYSATKIGKESCFERIVSRFGKKVTYVVIGDGRDEEFAAKQHNMPFWRISTHGDLVSLHQALELDFL
- the eya3 gene encoding protein phosphatase EYA3 isoform X2, with amino-acid sequence MSGRSAAEMDDAQELPELPAKKARLELDDGLEKEPSLGDDGSPTALLGSAEQESSYPTLSSAPLDGGNQEQSDPERGAARQACGDSMNSYAHSVVTCKEPDTTSASEYTPQIYQGSNPAVTSYTSQVAFPPLAQSTVYSAFPQTGQTYGLPPFGSSFTTSSVYSNIPSATAATTASATVAHQEFSSYNSLGQSQFSQYYAPPPSYVPAGLPNSDDHGAGVGVAGYPAVKSEDTAAAGLPTRDASPRENLPTGVALPAGVALPAGARDQEEAGRRNSVGKAKGKAKKSDNCPPADSDLERIFLWDLDETIIIFHSLLTGSFAQKFGKDPATVLNLGLQMEELIFELADTHLFFNDLEECDQVHVEDVASDDNGQDLSNYNFMADGFNGPSGGGASGATTGVQGGVEWMRKLAFRYRRLKEIYNGYKGNVGGLLSPMKKELLLRLQSEIENVTDAWLSTALKSLLLIQSRGKCMNVLVTTTQLVPALAKVLLYGLGEVFPIENIYSATKIGKESCFERIVSRFGKKVTYVVIGDGRDEEFAAKQHNMPFWRISTHGDLVSLHQALELDFL